The proteins below come from a single Pseudarthrobacter sp. SSS035 genomic window:
- a CDS encoding M20 family metallopeptidase — MSITTDAKELQGEIARFRHELHQEPEIGLDLPRTQEKVLKALDGLPFEITLGKSTTSVTAVLRGSAPHASATKPAVLLRADMDGLPVQERTGAQFSSKIDGAMHACGHDLHTAMLAGAATLLAERRDQLAGDVVLMFQPGEEGFDGASHMIREGVLEAAGRRVDAAYGMHVFSALEPHGRFCTKPGVMLSASDALTVTVLGAGGHGSAPHAAKDPVTAAAEMVTALQVMITRQFNMFDPVVLTVGVLQAGTKRNIIPETARIEATIRTFSDAARERMMIAAPTLLKGIAAAHGLEVDVDYRHEYPLTVNDDDETRTAEKTIEDLFGTSRLTRWATPLSGSEDFSRVLAEVPGTFIGLSAVAPGADHTETSFNHSPYAAFDDGVLSDGTALYAELAVSRIAALASAN; from the coding sequence ATGTCGATCACCACCGACGCCAAGGAACTGCAGGGCGAGATCGCCCGGTTCCGCCACGAGCTGCATCAGGAGCCGGAAATCGGACTGGACCTCCCCCGGACCCAGGAAAAAGTCCTCAAGGCGCTCGACGGCCTGCCGTTCGAAATCACCCTGGGCAAGAGCACGACGTCTGTCACCGCGGTCTTGCGCGGCTCGGCACCGCACGCATCGGCAACCAAACCAGCGGTCCTCCTGCGTGCCGACATGGACGGCCTGCCTGTCCAGGAGCGGACCGGTGCCCAGTTCTCATCGAAGATCGACGGCGCCATGCACGCCTGCGGCCACGACCTCCACACCGCCATGCTCGCCGGAGCAGCCACCCTTTTGGCGGAGCGCCGGGACCAGCTGGCCGGCGACGTTGTGCTGATGTTCCAGCCGGGCGAGGAAGGCTTTGACGGAGCAAGCCACATGATCCGCGAGGGCGTGCTGGAGGCGGCCGGGCGCCGGGTGGATGCCGCCTATGGGATGCACGTCTTTTCCGCCTTGGAGCCGCACGGCCGGTTCTGCACCAAGCCAGGGGTGATGCTCAGCGCATCGGATGCCCTGACTGTCACGGTTCTTGGCGCCGGCGGCCACGGCTCGGCTCCGCACGCGGCCAAGGACCCGGTCACGGCGGCCGCAGAAATGGTGACTGCCCTGCAAGTCATGATCACGCGCCAGTTCAACATGTTCGATCCAGTGGTCCTGACCGTGGGCGTCCTCCAGGCCGGCACAAAACGCAACATCATTCCCGAAACGGCGCGCATTGAAGCCACCATCCGGACCTTCTCGGACGCCGCCAGGGAACGGATGATGATCGCCGCTCCCACGCTGCTGAAGGGCATCGCCGCTGCCCACGGCCTCGAGGTGGACGTCGATTACCGTCACGAGTACCCCCTCACCGTCAACGACGACGACGAGACACGCACGGCGGAGAAGACCATCGAAGACCTCTTTGGAACCTCCAGGCTCACCCGCTGGGCCACCCCGCTCAGTGGCTCTGAGGATTTTTCGAGGGTGCTGGCGGAAGTACCCGGGACGTTTATCGGGCTCAGCGCCGTCGCCCCCGGCGCCGACCACACCGAAACCTCCTTCAACCACTCCCCGTACGCAGCCTTTGACGACGGGGTGCTGTCCGACGGAACCGCTCTCTACGCAGAGCTGGCCGTCTCCCGCATCGCGGCCCTGGCCTCGGCCAACTAA
- a CDS encoding Lrp/AsnC family transcriptional regulator, with protein sequence MVLSEEDLALINALQIAPRISWSDAATVLGVHATTLAARWDRLKLSGAAWTTAHLIGDPKQMCLALVDVDCEMRLRDEVTAALAAIPEVVTVEEAASNRDLMLTVIAPTLARFTEEVLPRFKEIPGLLKYRTSLCTRLHSGGYTWRLNILDKAKQKALYALAGPEAAGSAAPMTGAPLPPSHLDLIPFLARDGRAGAADIARSLGRSPATVQRQLNRVLASGLLSFRCEIAQKLSGYPVSCQWFANVPAGQHEAAAAELRSLRTVRLSASTTGSTNFVILMWLHSLADVMNAELALQQRIPQIELVESVVILNTAKRVGWMLNPDSTASGAVVVSGTELPSLGLQ encoded by the coding sequence GTGGTGCTCAGCGAGGAAGACCTGGCCCTGATCAACGCGCTGCAGATTGCACCGAGGATCAGCTGGTCCGATGCGGCCACCGTGCTGGGAGTGCACGCCACCACGCTGGCCGCACGCTGGGACAGGCTGAAGTTGTCAGGGGCGGCCTGGACGACGGCCCACCTGATCGGCGATCCCAAGCAGATGTGCCTGGCATTGGTGGACGTGGACTGCGAAATGCGGCTGCGGGACGAGGTGACCGCGGCGCTCGCCGCCATCCCGGAAGTGGTCACGGTGGAGGAAGCTGCAAGCAACCGGGACCTCATGCTGACAGTCATAGCGCCCACCTTGGCCCGGTTCACGGAGGAGGTGCTTCCGCGGTTCAAGGAGATCCCCGGACTGCTGAAGTACCGGACCTCGTTGTGTACCCGCCTGCACTCCGGTGGCTATACGTGGCGGCTCAACATTCTGGACAAGGCGAAGCAAAAGGCGCTGTATGCCTTAGCCGGCCCCGAGGCGGCCGGTTCGGCGGCCCCGATGACCGGAGCTCCACTGCCGCCCAGCCACCTGGATCTGATCCCGTTCCTTGCGCGGGACGGGCGCGCGGGCGCCGCGGACATCGCCCGGAGCCTGGGCAGGAGCCCGGCGACAGTCCAGCGGCAGCTTAACAGGGTGCTGGCCAGCGGGCTGCTGTCCTTCCGTTGTGAAATTGCCCAGAAGCTCTCCGGCTATCCGGTGAGCTGCCAGTGGTTCGCCAACGTGCCGGCGGGCCAGCACGAGGCTGCTGCCGCCGAACTCCGCAGCCTCCGCACGGTCCGGCTCAGCGCGTCCACTACGGGGAGCACAAATTTTGTCATCCTCATGTGGCTGCATTCGCTGGCCGATGTGATGAACGCCGAATTGGCCCTCCAGCAACGCATCCCGCAGATCGAGCTCGTGGAGAGCGTCGTGATCCTGAACACCGCCAAGCGGGTGGGCTGGATGCTGAACCCGGATTCGACGGCAAGCGGCGCGGTGGTGGTCTCGGGCACGGAGCTGCCGTCTTTGGGGCTCCAATGA
- a CDS encoding DUF1992 domain-containing protein translates to MGGGDSAFKRRLERAAEVRSYRGAGISAEEEAELEAAEVKERDKRQKVDDARRAEYLIRDAMAQGRFDNLKYAGKPIPGLGEAYDPDWWVKGLIQRENISGLGPKAILLRTEDAELDGRLDAQFTEKQVRDILADFNARVIDARRQLQGGPPVVTKTRDVDAEVARWHERRAARAQDALPEPEPQRSWWQRLWRGTT, encoded by the coding sequence ATGGGCGGCGGGGACAGTGCCTTCAAGCGCCGGCTGGAACGGGCTGCGGAAGTGCGCTCCTACCGGGGCGCCGGCATCAGTGCCGAGGAAGAGGCCGAACTCGAGGCGGCCGAGGTCAAGGAACGGGACAAACGCCAGAAGGTCGACGATGCGCGGCGGGCGGAGTACCTGATCCGGGACGCCATGGCACAGGGCAGATTCGACAACCTCAAATACGCCGGCAAGCCCATCCCCGGGCTGGGCGAGGCCTACGATCCTGACTGGTGGGTCAAGGGCCTGATCCAGCGCGAAAACATCAGCGGGCTGGGCCCCAAAGCCATTCTGCTCCGCACCGAAGACGCCGAACTGGACGGCCGGCTTGATGCGCAGTTCACCGAAAAACAGGTCCGGGACATCCTCGCCGACTTCAATGCCCGGGTGATCGACGCCCGCCGCCAGCTCCAGGGCGGCCCGCCCGTCGTCACCAAAACGCGGGACGTCGACGCCGAGGTGGCGCGCTGGCACGAACGCCGCGCCGCCCGCGCACAGGACGCCCTACCTGAACCGGAGCCGCAGCGCTCCTGGTGGCAGCGGCTCTGGCGCGGCACCACTTAG
- a CDS encoding transglycosylase domain-containing protein yields MAQQKKRRHRLAATLGRVIGFFAASAMCGVLAASLVVPAVATVGYGVSTSISYFENLPSELIVAPPSQSTKVLTSDGQPIATFFTENRIRIPLDRISPLVRDAIVAIEDSRFYEHPGIDPQGIVRAAIFNLTNEGRQGASTITQQYVTNVINESFVSQDKTDEVILSGQKSIGDKLREMKLAIALEKKFSKDQILEGYLNIVFFNREAYGIEAAARYFFSTTAADLNLPQAALLAGLVNSPSYYNPAVNPEQATGRRNQVLSEMLATGKITQADHDAAAATPIELKLSPGKQGCAHAQMAPYFCDYISHLILNNPAYGTTLIERERKLYRGGLTIVTTLDGRLQVAAQTQVDATAGANPDRWGASLVTVQPGTGKILAMAQNTAFLPAEGRFDTQLNFNVDSRDPQGNDLNGAGGFQPGSTMKPFTFAEWLNEGKPLTGVVDASRRVYPLGFPWRSSCGKVLGAYSTAQNNPELGAADDLQNADQGYYRPMPVNYGLYNSINTATFASATQLDFCGIQKMVDSVGLHSGLDGAQINMHQLGNLLGAIGVAPVHLANAFATFANDGRYCAPIAVLEVTDMSGGKLPGQTSECRDAVKPEVARGVNAVLQDVLKVGSGVWINPKIHTLMPVAAKTGTSNNNGSTWVVGYTSGLATASFFGDALEGQNRPGQNVTINGQFYPRLDGFMIAGPQWVNYMLQAAPLYPANPFPAPPASMIAPPKPTPAPAAPRPAPAPAPAPAPAPAPEPAPEPPPAPAPEPAPVPPPMPEVPGIPPQNGFPGGRR; encoded by the coding sequence ATGGCGCAGCAAAAGAAACGCAGGCATCGGTTGGCCGCCACCCTGGGAAGGGTCATCGGATTCTTTGCTGCGAGCGCCATGTGCGGCGTACTGGCCGCAAGCCTGGTGGTCCCCGCTGTTGCGACTGTCGGCTACGGAGTCAGCACCTCCATCAGCTACTTTGAAAATCTGCCCTCGGAACTGATCGTCGCGCCGCCGTCGCAATCCACCAAAGTCCTCACCTCCGACGGCCAGCCGATCGCCACGTTCTTTACCGAGAACAGGATCAGGATCCCCCTGGACCGGATATCGCCTTTGGTCCGGGATGCCATCGTGGCCATCGAGGACAGCCGCTTTTACGAGCACCCGGGCATCGACCCGCAGGGGATCGTCCGGGCTGCGATCTTCAACCTGACGAATGAGGGCAGGCAGGGCGCCTCCACCATTACCCAGCAGTACGTCACCAACGTGATCAACGAGTCCTTCGTGTCCCAGGACAAAACCGACGAGGTGATCCTCAGCGGCCAGAAGAGCATCGGGGACAAGCTCCGGGAGATGAAGCTGGCCATCGCGCTGGAGAAAAAGTTCAGCAAGGACCAGATCCTCGAGGGCTACCTGAACATCGTGTTCTTCAACCGCGAGGCGTACGGAATCGAGGCTGCGGCCCGGTATTTCTTCAGCACCACGGCCGCCGATCTCAACCTGCCGCAGGCGGCCCTGCTGGCCGGGCTGGTCAACAGCCCCAGCTACTACAACCCCGCCGTCAATCCGGAGCAGGCCACAGGCCGCCGGAACCAGGTACTTTCCGAGATGCTGGCCACGGGCAAGATCACCCAGGCGGACCACGACGCCGCCGCGGCCACGCCCATCGAACTCAAACTCAGTCCGGGGAAGCAGGGCTGCGCCCACGCCCAGATGGCGCCGTACTTCTGCGACTACATTTCGCATCTGATCCTGAACAACCCGGCCTACGGCACCACCCTGATCGAGCGCGAGCGGAAGCTGTACCGGGGCGGGCTCACCATCGTCACCACGCTGGACGGCCGGCTCCAGGTGGCGGCCCAGACGCAGGTGGACGCCACCGCCGGGGCGAATCCCGACCGTTGGGGCGCCTCCCTCGTGACGGTGCAGCCGGGCACCGGGAAAATTCTGGCCATGGCGCAGAACACAGCGTTCCTGCCGGCCGAGGGCAGGTTCGATACCCAACTGAACTTCAACGTGGACTCCCGCGATCCGCAAGGCAACGACCTCAACGGGGCGGGCGGCTTCCAGCCAGGCTCCACCATGAAGCCCTTCACGTTCGCAGAGTGGCTAAACGAGGGCAAGCCGCTGACCGGCGTGGTGGACGCCTCCCGCCGGGTGTATCCGCTGGGCTTCCCGTGGCGTTCCAGCTGCGGAAAGGTGCTGGGCGCCTACAGCACGGCCCAGAACAACCCTGAGCTGGGCGCCGCCGATGACCTGCAGAATGCCGATCAGGGCTACTACCGCCCCATGCCCGTGAACTACGGGCTGTACAACTCGATCAACACGGCCACCTTCGCCTCGGCCACCCAGCTCGATTTCTGCGGCATCCAGAAGATGGTGGACAGCGTGGGGCTCCACAGCGGACTCGATGGCGCGCAGATCAACATGCATCAGCTGGGCAATCTCCTCGGCGCCATCGGCGTCGCCCCGGTCCATCTGGCCAACGCCTTCGCCACCTTCGCGAACGACGGCCGGTACTGCGCCCCCATTGCCGTGCTTGAGGTGACGGACATGTCAGGCGGGAAACTCCCGGGCCAGACCAGCGAGTGCCGCGACGCCGTCAAACCTGAGGTTGCCCGAGGCGTCAACGCAGTGCTCCAGGACGTGCTGAAGGTCGGCTCCGGCGTGTGGATCAACCCCAAAATCCACACCCTGATGCCCGTTGCCGCCAAGACCGGCACGTCCAACAACAACGGCTCCACCTGGGTGGTGGGCTATACGTCGGGGCTGGCTACAGCGTCTTTCTTTGGCGACGCATTGGAGGGTCAGAACCGCCCCGGCCAGAACGTCACTATCAACGGCCAGTTCTACCCCCGCCTTGACGGCTTCATGATCGCCGGGCCGCAGTGGGTCAACTACATGCTCCAGGCCGCCCCGCTCTACCCGGCAAATCCGTTCCCGGCCCCGCCGGCATCCATGATTGCTCCGCCGAAACCGACCCCGGCCCCGGCCGCGCCGAGGCCTGCACCCGCCCCGGCGCCCGCACCAGCACCCGCTCCCGCGCCGGAGCCCGCACCCGAGCCACCTCCTGCCCCCGCTCCTGAGCCCGCGCCCGTCCCGCCGCCCATGCCCGAGGTTCCGGGCATTCCGCCTCAGAACGGCTTCCCGGGCGGAAGACGCTAG
- a CDS encoding PadR family transcriptional regulator: protein MKGIHDDKFLEPPFGRGQFGRGRFERGMGRRGPHGHRGGGFGPGFGPRGGFGPGFGPGGGFGPGFGPGPRRASRGDVRWAILSLLAEAPSNGYGLIKTIAEKTSGAWRPSPGSIYPTLQQLVDEDLIAPLSEGRRTDFTLTDAGKAYVAEHAEELENAWNSDAEGSGPAFHQSVGKLMGVIHQFRTAATEEQRNAAVEKLDETRRALYRILAD from the coding sequence ATGAAAGGCATTCACGACGACAAGTTTTTGGAACCGCCGTTCGGGCGGGGACAGTTTGGGCGGGGACGGTTTGAGCGCGGCATGGGCCGCCGCGGACCGCACGGGCACCGCGGGGGAGGGTTTGGCCCGGGCTTTGGCCCACGGGGCGGATTTGGTCCCGGTTTTGGACCGGGCGGAGGATTCGGTCCCGGCTTTGGGCCCGGTCCCCGGCGGGCAAGCAGGGGGGACGTCCGGTGGGCCATCCTGTCACTGCTGGCCGAGGCCCCGTCCAACGGTTATGGCCTGATCAAGACCATCGCGGAGAAAACATCTGGCGCATGGCGGCCCAGCCCCGGATCGATCTACCCCACACTCCAGCAGTTGGTGGACGAGGACCTCATTGCGCCCCTCAGCGAGGGCCGGCGGACCGACTTCACCCTCACCGACGCCGGCAAGGCCTACGTGGCCGAGCACGCGGAGGAACTGGAGAACGCATGGAACAGCGATGCGGAAGGATCCGGACCCGCCTTCCACCAGAGTGTGGGCAAGCTGATGGGGGTCATTCATCAGTTCCGCACGGCCGCTACGGAAGAACAGCGCAATGCTGCGGTGGAAAAGCTCGACGAAACCCGCCGCGCGCTCTACCGGATCCTGGCCGACTGA
- a CDS encoding ammonium transporter, translating into MEITAQHVWMMIAAAMVLLMTPGLGLFYGGMTRAKAALNMIMMSFISAGIVGVVWVLWGYSMTTGEGILGIFGDPFANFGLQNLMGSPDLIKAGFSATFAIITVALISGAIADRAKFSAWAVFVPLWITLVYCPLAYMIWGGGLMSAGGAITETFGQVIDFAGGAVVEISSGTAALVLALVVGQRHGFAKDPNHRPHNVPFIMLGAAILWFGWFGFNGGAATTAEQAGLIWINTLVTPAAAMLSWLLAEKIRHGHPTSLGAASGVVAGLVAITPSCANISPVAAIGLGLVAGAACCVFVDLKYRFGLDDSLDVVGVHLGAGLIGTLALGFVALPVDGQGGGLFYGGGLQQLTAQAVAVVVTVVLSGGVTLVIGRAINRTIGFRVSHEAEMAGVDLSEHAETAYAFGGLGSHFNPLGRGVPAPAAAPAKEDTFA; encoded by the coding sequence GTGGAGATCACTGCGCAACACGTCTGGATGATGATCGCGGCGGCAATGGTGCTGCTGATGACACCCGGACTTGGCCTCTTCTATGGCGGCATGACGCGCGCCAAGGCAGCGCTGAACATGATCATGATGAGCTTCATCTCCGCCGGCATCGTAGGGGTTGTGTGGGTCCTGTGGGGATACTCGATGACCACCGGCGAGGGAATCCTGGGCATTTTCGGCGACCCTTTCGCCAACTTCGGGCTGCAGAACCTCATGGGCTCCCCTGACCTCATCAAGGCCGGCTTCAGCGCCACCTTCGCCATCATCACGGTGGCCCTTATCAGCGGGGCCATCGCGGACCGCGCCAAGTTCAGCGCCTGGGCAGTGTTCGTGCCGCTGTGGATCACGCTGGTTTATTGCCCCTTGGCCTACATGATCTGGGGCGGCGGGCTCATGAGCGCCGGCGGAGCCATCACCGAGACCTTCGGCCAGGTCATCGACTTCGCCGGCGGTGCAGTGGTGGAAATCAGCTCCGGTACGGCCGCCCTGGTCCTGGCCCTGGTGGTTGGCCAGCGCCACGGCTTCGCCAAGGATCCCAACCACCGCCCGCACAATGTCCCCTTCATCATGCTGGGTGCGGCCATCCTGTGGTTCGGCTGGTTCGGGTTCAACGGCGGCGCCGCCACCACCGCGGAGCAGGCCGGCCTGATCTGGATCAACACCCTGGTCACCCCGGCCGCGGCCATGCTCAGCTGGCTGCTGGCTGAGAAGATCCGCCACGGCCATCCCACGTCCCTGGGCGCAGCCTCCGGTGTTGTCGCCGGCCTGGTGGCCATCACACCGTCCTGCGCCAACATCAGCCCAGTGGCCGCCATCGGCCTGGGCCTGGTGGCCGGTGCAGCATGCTGCGTGTTTGTTGACCTGAAGTACCGGTTCGGGCTGGACGACTCCCTGGACGTGGTGGGAGTGCACCTCGGCGCCGGGCTCATCGGCACACTCGCCCTGGGCTTCGTCGCTCTCCCCGTGGACGGCCAGGGCGGGGGCCTCTTCTACGGCGGCGGTCTCCAGCAACTGACGGCGCAGGCCGTGGCGGTAGTGGTCACCGTAGTTCTCTCCGGCGGTGTAACCCTGGTGATCGGCCGGGCCATCAACAGGACCATCGGGTTCCGGGTGAGCCATGAGGCCGAGATGGCAGGGGTGGATCTCTCCGAGCATGCCGAGACCGCCTACGCCTTCGGCGGGCTGGGTAGCCACTTCAACCCGCTGGGCCGCGGCGTCCCGGCACCTGCTGCCGCTCCCGCCAAGGAAGACACGTTCGCCTGA
- a CDS encoding carbon-nitrogen hydrolase family protein — protein MRLAVAQIITGADLAANLELIRDYATRAKAAGAELVVFPEAAMRAFGNSLKDIAEPLDGPWAAAVRSIAQELDITVVAGMFTPGDGGRVRNTLLVTGPGVETSYDKIHLFDAFGFAESDTVDAGTAPVTFEVNGTTFGLATCYDVRFPALFTANAKAGAQVNIVCASWGAGEGKAEQWDLLVRARALDSTTFVVACGQGDPASVGIGSAGKAPTGVGHSAVISPLGAALVALGGEPELAVVDIDPAVIAEVRGQLPVLANARTF, from the coding sequence ATGCGTTTAGCAGTGGCCCAAATCATCACCGGAGCCGATCTGGCCGCCAACCTGGAGCTCATCAGAGACTACGCCACGCGGGCCAAAGCCGCCGGAGCGGAGCTCGTGGTGTTCCCGGAAGCCGCCATGCGCGCCTTCGGCAACAGCCTGAAGGACATTGCCGAGCCGCTGGACGGGCCGTGGGCTGCCGCCGTCCGCAGCATTGCCCAAGAGCTGGACATCACGGTGGTGGCGGGCATGTTCACCCCGGGCGACGGCGGCCGCGTGCGGAATACCCTGCTGGTCACCGGCCCCGGCGTCGAGACCTCCTACGACAAGATCCACCTCTTTGATGCGTTCGGATTCGCCGAGTCCGATACCGTGGACGCCGGAACAGCCCCCGTGACCTTCGAGGTGAACGGCACCACCTTCGGCCTGGCCACCTGCTACGACGTGCGCTTCCCGGCACTGTTTACGGCCAACGCCAAGGCCGGCGCCCAGGTCAACATTGTCTGCGCCTCATGGGGCGCCGGCGAGGGCAAGGCAGAGCAGTGGGACCTCCTGGTCCGGGCCCGCGCGCTGGACAGCACCACTTTCGTGGTGGCCTGCGGACAGGGCGACCCGGCAAGCGTCGGCATCGGCTCCGCCGGCAAGGCTCCCACCGGCGTCGGCCACAGTGCCGTCATCTCTCCCCTGGGCGCTGCCTTGGTGGCCCTCGGCGGCGAACCGGAACTCGCCGTCGTCGACATTGACCCGGCCGTCATTGCCGAGGTCCGCGGCCAACTGCCCGTCCTGGCCAACGCCCGGACCTTCTGA
- a CDS encoding GntR family transcriptional regulator, whose protein sequence is MRKSSATAASGREKAYAYLRENILVDPAVQGKFLNEQELAAEIGVSRTPVREALLLLVSDGLVELIPQRGAYVPPVTGREMSELMELRGVLESHAARLVIEQNRVPAKTMQDTLDQQAQLPGLLNAEAAQEFIRLDTLFHQLLIDAAGNELISRTYSKLHVRQILVGVSALFRTGDRRGQVCAEHQDILDALMSGDAAKAQEAIDHHLAITRDILLRT, encoded by the coding sequence ATGCGAAAAAGTTCGGCGACGGCGGCTTCCGGCCGCGAGAAGGCGTACGCGTACCTGCGCGAAAACATCCTGGTTGACCCGGCGGTGCAGGGGAAGTTCCTGAATGAGCAGGAGCTGGCCGCCGAGATCGGCGTCTCGCGAACTCCGGTCCGGGAGGCGCTCCTGCTGCTCGTCTCCGACGGCCTGGTGGAACTGATTCCGCAGCGCGGGGCCTATGTTCCGCCGGTGACGGGCCGTGAAATGTCGGAACTGATGGAACTCCGGGGTGTGCTGGAAAGCCATGCCGCCCGCCTGGTCATCGAACAGAACCGCGTTCCTGCGAAAACGATGCAGGACACCCTGGACCAGCAGGCCCAGCTTCCCGGGCTGCTGAATGCGGAGGCTGCGCAGGAGTTCATCCGGCTGGACACCCTCTTCCATCAGCTTCTGATCGACGCCGCCGGCAATGAGCTAATCTCCCGAACGTACAGCAAGCTCCATGTCCGGCAGATCCTGGTGGGCGTCTCGGCCTTGTTCCGCACCGGAGACCGGCGCGGACAGGTGTGCGCCGAACACCAGGACATCCTCGATGCCCTGATGTCCGGCGACGCCGCGAAGGCGCAGGAGGCCATTGACCATCACCTGGCTATCACCCGGGATATCCTGCTCCGCACCTGA
- a CDS encoding MFS transporter gives MANVPVPASGAAPRPDKPIHPKGLYKAFAASLTGTALEWYDFAVYSAAAAVVFPLVFFPSSDPLTGTILAFSTYAVGYVSRPVGGIIFGRLGDRIGRKKVLVSTLMIIGVATVLIGVLPGYDSIGISAPIILVLLRFAQGVGVGGEWGGAVLLSSEYGDPHRRGFWASAAQVGPPAGNLMANGALAVLTLALTEEQFIGFGWRIAFLVSAVLVGFGLWIRLKLEDTPIFKAIEAHGEQPSAPVREVFSKELRPLIAATLCRVGPDVLYALFTVFTLTYGIQALGYDRSQVLTAVLIGSAFQLFMIPLAGAVSDRFNRRKVYGTAAVVGAVWTFVFFGVLGADNQPMLIIGIVLGLMAHSFMYGPQAAFIVEQFSPRLRSTGSSLAYTFAGVIGGAIAPLMFTLLLAQFGTWIPVAIYVAVAAGVTAVGLAMGRDSNTVEDEDYRLLLEGSALERQQAAHGKGH, from the coding sequence ATGGCTAACGTCCCAGTTCCGGCTTCCGGCGCAGCGCCGCGTCCGGACAAGCCGATTCACCCCAAGGGCCTGTACAAGGCCTTCGCTGCCAGCCTCACCGGCACCGCCCTCGAGTGGTATGACTTCGCCGTCTACTCGGCCGCGGCCGCCGTCGTATTTCCCCTCGTCTTCTTCCCGTCATCCGATCCCCTGACGGGCACCATCCTGGCCTTCTCCACGTATGCGGTGGGCTACGTGTCCCGGCCTGTTGGTGGCATCATCTTCGGCCGCCTGGGTGACCGGATCGGACGCAAGAAGGTGCTGGTGTCCACCCTCATGATCATCGGCGTGGCCACCGTCCTGATCGGCGTGCTCCCCGGTTACGACAGCATCGGCATCAGCGCGCCGATCATCCTGGTGCTGCTGCGGTTCGCCCAGGGCGTGGGAGTCGGCGGCGAATGGGGCGGCGCCGTGCTGCTCTCCAGCGAATACGGCGACCCCCACCGCCGCGGGTTCTGGGCGTCTGCAGCCCAGGTGGGCCCGCCCGCCGGCAACCTGATGGCCAATGGCGCCCTTGCCGTCCTGACCCTCGCACTGACCGAAGAACAGTTCATCGGTTTCGGCTGGCGCATCGCGTTCCTGGTCTCGGCCGTGCTGGTCGGTTTCGGTCTCTGGATCCGCCTGAAGCTGGAAGACACCCCCATCTTCAAGGCCATCGAGGCCCACGGCGAACAGCCCAGCGCCCCTGTCCGCGAGGTCTTCAGCAAGGAACTCCGGCCCCTCATCGCCGCCACACTGTGCCGGGTGGGCCCGGACGTGCTCTACGCCCTGTTCACCGTTTTCACGCTCACCTACGGCATCCAGGCCCTCGGCTACGACCGCAGCCAGGTGCTGACGGCAGTCCTGATCGGCTCAGCATTCCAGCTCTTTATGATCCCGCTGGCCGGCGCCGTATCCGACCGGTTCAACCGCCGTAAGGTCTACGGCACCGCAGCAGTGGTGGGCGCGGTGTGGACGTTCGTCTTCTTCGGCGTCCTGGGTGCCGACAACCAACCGATGCTCATCATCGGCATTGTGCTCGGCCTGATGGCGCACTCGTTTATGTACGGCCCGCAGGCCGCCTTCATCGTGGAACAGTTCTCACCCCGGCTCCGCTCCACCGGCAGCTCCCTGGCCTACACCTTCGCCGGCGTGATCGGCGGCGCCATCGCACCCCTGATGTTCACGCTGCTCCTGGCCCAGTTCGGCACCTGGATTCCGGTGGCTATTTACGTGGCAGTCGCTGCAGGCGTCACCGCCGTGGGCCTGGCCATGGGCCGCGACTCCAACACTGTGGAGGATGAGGACTACCGCCTGCTGCTGGAAGGATCCGCGCTGGAGCGCCAGCAGGCGGCCCACGGCAAAGGCCACTGA
- a CDS encoding DUF2848 domain-containing protein, which produces MTTLSFELPDGSTRTVQVKHLLNAGYAGREQEEVQAHIAELAELGVPGPATTPALYPVSPYLAQQVSEVRVQHARTSGEAEWALVITDDGVLLTVACDHTDRELEVHGVAWSKNASPDVLGRKAWRLDDVRDHLDQITLKGWVGQGETPDTLIQDSSLEALLTPDYWLEVLTERGLNEPGTVLISGTVAMTSGVNQFARSWKVEMTDPVTGSTVDAQYVVEQMAEPIG; this is translated from the coding sequence ATGACGACTCTGAGCTTCGAACTTCCCGACGGCAGCACCCGGACAGTCCAGGTCAAGCACCTCCTGAACGCCGGTTATGCCGGGCGGGAGCAGGAGGAAGTGCAGGCCCACATTGCCGAGCTGGCAGAACTGGGCGTTCCGGGCCCCGCCACCACCCCGGCGCTCTACCCGGTCTCGCCGTACCTGGCGCAGCAGGTTTCCGAAGTCCGCGTGCAGCATGCCCGGACCTCCGGGGAAGCCGAATGGGCGCTGGTCATCACGGACGACGGCGTGCTGCTGACGGTCGCGTGCGACCACACCGACCGCGAGCTTGAGGTCCATGGAGTGGCCTGGAGCAAAAATGCCAGCCCCGACGTCCTGGGCCGCAAGGCGTGGCGGCTGGACGACGTGCGCGACCACCTGGACCAGATCACGCTGAAGGGCTGGGTGGGGCAGGGGGAAACTCCGGACACGCTGATCCAGGACAGCTCGCTGGAAGCCCTGCTGACCCCGGACTACTGGCTGGAGGTGCTGACCGAGCGCGGCCTGAATGAGCCGGGGACGGTCCTCATTTCCGGCACGGTGGCCATGACCAGCGGGGTAAACCAGTTCGCCCGCAGCTGGAAAGTGGAGATGACAGACCCCGTGACAGGATCCACCGTGGATGCCCAGTACGTGGTGGAGCAGATGGCCGAGCCCATCGGCTGA